In the Pseudomonas orientalis genome, one interval contains:
- the epd gene encoding erythrose-4-phosphate dehydrogenase, translating to MPQPRPYKVALNGYGRIGRCVLRALFERGAAAGFEIVAINDLADMASIEYLTRFDSTHGRFPGEVRVEGDCLYINGNCVQVLRSATPEGIDWQALGVDLVLECSGVYNTRADGQRFLDAGAPRVLFSQPMASEADVDATIVYGINQDCLTGAELLVSNASCTTNCSVPLLRLLDQSIGIDYVSITTIHSAMNDQPVIDAYHHEDLRRTRSAFQSVIPVSTGLARGIERLLPELAGRIQAKAVRVPTVNVSCLDITLQTVSDTDATEVNRILRDAATRGPLKGLLAYTELPHASCDFNHDPHSAIVDASQTRVSGPRLVNILAWFDNEWGFANRMLDVAEHYLQVASKQPQQ from the coding sequence ATGCCCCAACCGCGTCCCTACAAAGTTGCACTCAACGGCTACGGCCGCATTGGTCGTTGCGTCTTGCGTGCGCTGTTCGAGCGAGGGGCGGCGGCCGGGTTTGAAATTGTTGCGATCAACGATTTGGCCGACATGGCCAGCATCGAATACCTGACACGCTTTGACTCCACCCACGGCCGCTTCCCCGGCGAAGTGCGGGTCGAGGGCGATTGTCTCTACATTAATGGCAACTGCGTGCAGGTCTTGCGCAGTGCCACCCCCGAAGGCATCGACTGGCAAGCACTGGGCGTCGACCTGGTGCTGGAGTGTTCCGGTGTTTATAACACCCGTGCCGATGGTCAGCGTTTTCTCGACGCCGGCGCGCCACGTGTGCTGTTTTCCCAGCCGATGGCCAGCGAGGCGGATGTCGACGCCACCATCGTCTACGGCATCAATCAGGATTGCCTGACTGGCGCTGAGCTGCTGGTGTCCAACGCCTCGTGCACCACCAACTGCAGCGTGCCGTTGCTGCGCCTGCTGGATCAGTCGATTGGCATCGATTATGTGTCGATCACCACGATTCACTCGGCGATGAACGACCAGCCGGTAATCGATGCCTATCATCATGAAGATCTGCGTCGCACGCGTTCGGCATTCCAGTCGGTGATTCCGGTGTCCACCGGCCTGGCCCGCGGCATCGAGCGACTGTTGCCGGAACTTGCCGGACGAATCCAGGCCAAAGCCGTACGGGTGCCGACGGTGAATGTGTCTTGCCTGGATATCACCCTGCAAACCGTCAGCGACACCGATGCGACGGAGGTCAACCGGATCCTGCGCGACGCCGCCACCCGCGGCCCGCTCAAAGGCTTGCTGGCCTACACCGAGTTGCCCCACGCCAGTTGTGATTTCAACCACGACCCGCATTCGGCGATTGTCGATGCCAGCCAGACCCGCGTTTCCGGCCCGAGGCTGGTGAACATCCTGGCCTGGTTCGATAACGAATGGGGCTTTGCCAACCGAATGCTCGACGTTGCGGAACATTATCTGCAAGTGGCTTCCAAACAACCTCAACAGTAA
- the metK gene encoding methionine adenosyltransferase produces MSEYSLFTSESVSEGHPDKIADQISDAVLDAIIAQDKFARVACETLVKTGVAIIAGEVTTSAWVDLEQIVRDVITDIGYNSSDVGFDGATCGVMNIIGKQSPDINQGVDRAKPEDQGAGDQGLMFGYASNETDVLMPAPITFSHQLVQRQAEARKSGLLPWLRPDAKSQVTCRYDGGKVVGIDAVVLSTQHNPDVSYADLREGVMELIVKHVLPAELLTKDTQFHINPTGQFIIGGPVGDCGLTGRKIIVDSYGGMARHGGGAFSGKDPSKVDRSAAYAGRYVAKNIVAAGLAERCEIQVSYAIGVAQPTSISLNTFGTGKISDDKIVKLVREIFDLRPYAITTMLDLLHPMYQETAAYGHFGRTPAQKTVGDDTFTTFTWEKTDRANDLRTAAGL; encoded by the coding sequence ATGAGCGAATACTCCCTTTTCACCTCCGAGTCCGTGTCTGAAGGGCATCCGGACAAAATCGCCGACCAGATTTCCGACGCGGTGCTGGACGCCATCATTGCGCAAGACAAGTTCGCCCGCGTGGCGTGCGAGACTCTGGTGAAAACCGGCGTAGCGATCATCGCAGGCGAAGTGACCACTTCCGCCTGGGTTGACCTGGAGCAGATCGTCCGTGACGTGATCACCGACATTGGTTACAACAGCTCCGATGTCGGCTTCGACGGCGCGACCTGCGGCGTGATGAACATCATCGGCAAGCAGTCCCCCGACATCAATCAGGGTGTTGACCGTGCCAAGCCGGAAGACCAGGGCGCGGGCGACCAGGGCCTGATGTTCGGCTACGCCAGCAACGAAACCGACGTGCTGATGCCCGCACCGATCACCTTCTCTCACCAGTTGGTCCAGCGTCAGGCCGAGGCGCGTAAATCCGGCCTGCTGCCGTGGCTGCGCCCGGACGCCAAGTCCCAGGTAACCTGCCGTTACGACGGCGGCAAAGTCGTCGGTATCGACGCTGTCGTGCTGTCGACCCAGCACAATCCGGACGTGTCCTACGCCGACCTGCGCGAAGGCGTCATGGAACTGATCGTCAAGCATGTGCTGCCGGCCGAGCTGCTCACCAAAGACACCCAGTTCCACATCAACCCGACCGGCCAGTTCATCATCGGTGGCCCGGTGGGCGACTGCGGCCTGACCGGTCGCAAGATCATCGTCGACAGCTACGGCGGCATGGCCCGTCACGGCGGTGGCGCGTTTTCCGGCAAAGACCCTTCCAAGGTGGACCGCTCCGCCGCCTACGCCGGTCGTTATGTGGCCAAGAACATCGTCGCCGCCGGCCTGGCCGAACGTTGCGAGATCCAGGTGTCCTACGCCATCGGCGTGGCCCAGCCTACTTCGATCTCGCTGAATACCTTCGGTACCGGCAAGATCAGCGATGACAAGATCGTCAAGTTGGTGCGCGAGATCTTCGACCTGCGCCCTTACGCGATCACCACCATGCTCGACCTGCTGCACCCGATGTACCAGGAAACCGCAGCCTACGGCCACTTCGGTCGCACCCCTGCGCAGAAGACGGTCGGCGACGACACCTTCACCACCTTCACTTGGGAAAAAACCGACCGCGCCAACGACCTGCGGACCGCTGCCGGTCTGTAA
- the tkt gene encoding transketolase, producing MPSRRERANAIRALSMDAVQKANSGHPGAPMGMADIAEVLWRDYLKHNPSNPSFADRDRFVLSNGHGSMLIYSLLHLTGYDVTIDDLKSFRQLHSRTPGHPEFGYTPGVETTTGPLGQGLANAVGFALAEKVLGAQFNRPGHDIVDHHTYVFLGDGCMMEGISHEVASLAGTLGLGKLIAFYDDNGISIDGEVEGWFTDDTPKRFEAYNWQVIRNVDGHDPEEIKIAIDTARKSVQPTLICCKTTIGFGSPNKQGKEDCHGAPLGDAEIALTREALKWNHGPFEIPADIYAEWDAKEKGLAAEAEWDQRFAAYSAEFPELANELVRRLAGDLPADFSEKASAYIAEVAAKGETIASRKASQNTLNAFGPLLPEFLGGSADLAGSNLTLWKGCKGVTAEDASGNYMYYGVREFGMSAIMNGVSLHGGLVPYGATFLMFMEYARNAVRMAALMKKRVIHVYTHDSIGLGEDGPTHQPVEQLTSLRTTPNLDCWRPADAVESAVAWKHAIERKDGPSALIFSRQNLQHQVRTDAQIADISRGGYVLKDCIGEPELILISTGSEVGLTVQAYDKLTAQGRNVRVVSMPCTSVFEAQDAGYKQAVLPLQVSARIAIEAAHADYWYKYVGLEGRVIGMTTYGESAPAPALFEEFGFTLENILGQAEELLED from the coding sequence ATGCCCAGCCGTCGTGAGCGTGCCAACGCCATTCGTGCCCTCAGCATGGATGCCGTGCAAAAAGCCAACAGCGGCCATCCCGGTGCCCCGATGGGCATGGCGGATATCGCCGAGGTACTTTGGCGTGACTACCTGAAGCACAACCCGAGCAACCCGTCGTTCGCCGACCGTGACCGCTTCGTGCTGTCCAACGGCCATGGCTCGATGCTGATCTATTCGCTGCTGCACCTGACCGGCTACGACGTCACCATCGACGATCTGAAGAGCTTCCGTCAGCTGCATAGCCGCACCCCCGGCCACCCGGAATTCGGCTACACCCCAGGCGTCGAGACCACTACCGGTCCCCTGGGTCAGGGCCTGGCCAACGCTGTCGGCTTCGCGCTGGCGGAAAAAGTCCTGGGCGCGCAGTTCAACCGCCCCGGCCACGACATCGTCGATCACCACACCTACGTGTTCCTGGGTGATGGCTGCATGATGGAAGGCATTTCCCATGAAGTCGCTTCCCTGGCCGGTACCCTGGGTCTGGGCAAGCTGATTGCCTTCTACGACGACAACGGCATCTCCATCGACGGCGAAGTCGAAGGCTGGTTCACCGATGACACCCCCAAGCGTTTCGAAGCCTACAACTGGCAGGTGATCCGCAACGTCGACGGCCACGATCCGGAAGAGATCAAGATCGCCATCGACACCGCCCGCAAGAGCGTGCAGCCGACCCTGATCTGCTGCAAGACCACCATCGGCTTCGGCTCGCCGAACAAGCAGGGCAAGGAAGACTGCCACGGCGCCCCACTGGGTGACGCGGAAATCGCCCTGACCCGCGAAGCGCTGAAATGGAACCACGGCCCGTTTGAAATCCCGGCCGACATCTACGCAGAATGGGATGCCAAGGAAAAAGGCCTGGCCGCCGAAGCCGAGTGGGACCAGCGTTTCGCCGCCTACTCCGCCGAATTCCCTGAATTGGCCAATGAATTGGTACGTCGCCTGGCCGGTGACCTGCCTGCCGACTTCTCGGAAAAAGCCTCGGCCTATATCGCCGAAGTCGCGGCCAAGGGCGAGACCATCGCCAGCCGTAAAGCCAGCCAGAACACCCTGAACGCCTTCGGCCCGCTGCTGCCTGAGTTCCTCGGCGGTTCGGCCGACCTGGCCGGTTCCAACCTGACCCTGTGGAAAGGCTGCAAAGGCGTGACCGCGGAAGACGCCAGCGGCAACTACATGTACTACGGCGTGCGTGAGTTCGGCATGAGCGCCATCATGAACGGTGTGTCCCTGCACGGTGGCCTGGTGCCTTACGGCGCGACCTTCCTGATGTTCATGGAATACGCGCGCAACGCCGTACGTATGGCCGCGCTGATGAAAAAACGCGTGATCCACGTCTACACCCACGACTCCATCGGCCTGGGCGAAGACGGCCCGACGCACCAGCCGGTCGAGCAACTGACCAGCCTGCGTACCACGCCGAATCTGGATTGCTGGCGCCCAGCCGACGCGGTGGAATCCGCCGTGGCCTGGAAGCACGCCATCGAGCGCAAGGACGGCCCGTCGGCGCTGATCTTCTCGCGTCAGAACCTGCAGCACCAGGTGCGTACCGACGCGCAGATCGCCGACATCAGCCGTGGCGGCTACGTGCTCAAGGACTGCATCGGCGAGCCGGAGCTGATCCTGATCTCCACCGGTTCCGAAGTGGGCCTGACCGTTCAGGCCTACGACAAGCTGACCGCCCAGGGCCGCAACGTACGCGTTGTGTCCATGCCGTGCACCAGCGTGTTCGAAGCCCAGGACGCCGGCTACAAGCAGGCGGTATTGCCGTTGCAGGTCAGCGCGCGTATCGCCATCGAAGCGGCGCACGCCGACTACTGGTACAAGTATGTGGGCCTGGAAGGTCGCGTGATCGGCATGACCACCTACGGTGAGTCGGCGCCGGCGCCAGCCTTGTTCGAAGAGTTCGGCTTTACCCTGGAGAACATCCTGGGTCAGGCTGAAGAGCTGCTGGAAGACTAA
- a CDS encoding ArsR/SmtB family transcription factor: MNLPVPSLRPDDGDELAALCKAAGDPLRLNVLRALANDSFGVLELAQIFAIGQSGMSHHLKVLAQADLVATRREGNAIFYRRALPHTELLGGKLHAALLEEVDSLGLPGNVQARISQVHGQRAAASQDFFSRVADKFRAQQDLIAGLPQYRDSVLALLDKLSFSDKATALEVGPGDGGFLPDLARRFRQVTALDNSPAMLELARQLCEREALGNVRLQLADALSDTRLQADCVVLNMVLHHFAAPADALKQMAGLLHPGGSLLVTDLCSHNQNWAKEACGDLWLGFEQDDLARWATAAGLVPGESLYVGLRNGFQIQVRHFQRPAGDTHHR; encoded by the coding sequence ATGAACCTACCCGTGCCCTCCCTGCGTCCTGACGACGGCGATGAACTGGCTGCCTTGTGCAAGGCCGCCGGTGATCCGTTGCGCTTGAACGTATTACGCGCACTGGCCAACGATTCCTTCGGCGTACTGGAGCTGGCGCAGATCTTCGCCATCGGCCAATCCGGCATGAGCCACCATTTGAAAGTACTGGCCCAGGCGGACCTGGTGGCTACCCGCCGCGAAGGCAATGCGATTTTTTACCGCCGCGCCCTGCCCCACACCGAGTTGCTCGGCGGCAAATTGCACGCGGCGCTGCTCGAGGAAGTCGACAGCCTGGGCCTGCCCGGCAACGTGCAAGCGCGGATCAGCCAAGTGCACGGGCAACGCGCCGCCGCCAGCCAGGACTTTTTTTCCCGGGTCGCCGACAAATTTCGCGCCCAGCAGGACCTGATCGCCGGCTTGCCCCAGTACCGCGATAGCGTGCTGGCGCTGTTGGACAAGCTGAGCTTCAGTGATAAGGCCACGGCATTGGAAGTGGGCCCTGGCGATGGCGGTTTTCTGCCGGACCTGGCACGACGCTTCCGGCAGGTGACGGCACTGGACAACAGCCCGGCAATGCTCGAGCTGGCGCGCCAGTTGTGTGAGCGCGAGGCACTGGGCAATGTCAGGCTGCAACTGGCCGACGCCCTGAGTGACACGCGTCTGCAGGCCGATTGCGTGGTGCTGAACATGGTCTTGCACCATTTCGCCGCCCCGGCCGATGCGCTCAAGCAAATGGCCGGGTTGTTGCACCCCGGCGGTAGCCTGCTGGTGACGGATTTATGCAGCCACAACCAGAATTGGGCCAAGGAGGCCTGCGGTGATCTCTGGCTGGGTTTTGAACAGGACGATCTGGCCCGCTGGGCCACTGCTGCGGGACTCGTTCCCGGGGAAAGCCTCTATGTAGGTTTACGTAATGGTTTCCAGATTCAGGTCCGCCATTTTCAGCGGCCGGCTGGCGACACTCACCATCGGTAA
- a CDS encoding polysaccharide lyase family 7 protein, whose translation MIDLSTWNLSIPVGSPPTTIETPKLLSGFNDQYFQAEGSDVQFWTPVTGTRTENAIYPRSELRETYADGRLRNWTYPEADNFLRATLTVNQVPSSGKIVIGQIHAYDSQKPLIKLEYQFKEKTQTGNIVAKVRMRPDESESRVILVASNVPLEKTFTYVINLNKAGLLSVYAADSEWNERIGAAWGDKPLYFKAGVYVQDNSGDSKEGARVTFAKLDIDHE comes from the coding sequence ATGATCGACCTTTCCACCTGGAACCTGAGCATTCCGGTCGGCTCCCCGCCTACGACCATCGAAACTCCGAAGCTGCTCAGCGGCTTCAATGACCAGTATTTCCAGGCCGAAGGCAGCGATGTGCAATTCTGGACCCCTGTCACCGGCACCCGCACCGAAAACGCCATCTACCCACGCAGCGAACTGCGCGAAACCTATGCCGACGGACGCCTGCGCAACTGGACCTACCCCGAGGCCGACAATTTCCTGCGCGCCACGCTCACCGTCAACCAGGTGCCGTCCAGCGGCAAGATCGTGATCGGCCAGATCCATGCCTATGACAGCCAGAAACCGCTGATCAAGCTGGAGTACCAATTCAAGGAAAAAACCCAGACCGGCAACATCGTCGCCAAGGTCCGCATGCGCCCGGATGAATCCGAAAGCCGCGTGATCCTCGTCGCCTCCAATGTACCGCTGGAAAAGACCTTCACCTATGTGATCAACCTCAACAAAGCCGGGCTGCTCAGCGTGTATGCCGCCGACAGCGAGTGGAATGAACGGATTGGCGCGGCCTGGGGCGACAAGCCGCTGTACTTCAAGGCGGGGGTGTATGTGCAGGACAACAGTGGGGATAGCAAGGAAGGCGCGCGGGTGACGTTTGCGAAGTTGGATATTGATCACGAATAG
- the ligB gene encoding NAD-dependent DNA ligase LigB, with protein MRLLMVFLISVLPCRAWAEDCPDDARSQIDTLARQVSQWDDVYHRQGQSPISDELYDQARSRLAHWRECALQPTPKTDNPLASSRGTVRHPVAHTGLEKLLNASEVGEWLSTRQDVWIQPKVDGVAVTLVYRKGQLHQLISRGDGLLGHDWSASARRIPGIVQQLPEPVDAVLQGELYWRLDRHVQSASGGINARSKVAGLMNRRQLSDTEAGGIGLFVWAWPEGPASFTERLATLARWGFTDSQRYSQSIDSISDATRWRDHWYSHPLPFASDGVVLHQATHAPAKRWKASAPYWAVAWKYPATTALALVRKVQFRIGRTGRITPILELDPVWLDDRQIRRVSAGSLKNWQALDIRPGDQVSISLAGQVIPRLDEVILRNTVRAPVSVPDARDFHALSCWQLDPGCEEQLLSRLTWLSSNQGLALPHMGRETWNVLIQAGLIAGFLDWLTLDAAELANIDGLGERTRARVLDSIHSARKRPFSQWLKALGVPPAARNNLEGDWHTLVAKDTQAWLASDGIGPGRAAQLSAFFRDPQVQALAEILHGAGIDGF; from the coding sequence ATGCGTTTGTTGATGGTTTTTCTGATAAGCGTTCTACCGTGCCGGGCTTGGGCCGAAGACTGTCCTGATGACGCCCGATCACAAATCGACACGCTGGCCAGGCAGGTCAGCCAGTGGGATGACGTCTATCACCGACAGGGGCAATCCCCCATCAGCGATGAACTGTACGACCAGGCTCGAAGTCGCCTGGCTCATTGGCGCGAATGTGCGCTGCAACCCACACCCAAGACCGATAACCCGCTGGCAAGCTCACGCGGCACAGTCCGCCATCCGGTCGCGCATACGGGCCTGGAGAAGTTGTTGAACGCATCCGAGGTGGGTGAATGGCTCAGTACTCGACAAGACGTCTGGATTCAACCCAAGGTCGACGGAGTCGCCGTGACCCTGGTGTATCGCAAAGGCCAGTTGCACCAGCTCATCAGCCGCGGCGACGGCCTGCTCGGTCACGATTGGTCAGCTTCGGCGCGCAGGATCCCAGGTATCGTCCAGCAACTGCCGGAGCCCGTCGATGCCGTGCTGCAAGGCGAGCTCTACTGGCGCCTCGACAGGCACGTGCAGTCGGCAAGCGGCGGGATCAACGCGCGCAGCAAAGTCGCCGGCCTGATGAACCGGCGGCAATTGAGCGATACCGAGGCAGGCGGCATCGGGCTGTTCGTCTGGGCCTGGCCTGAAGGCCCCGCAAGCTTCACCGAACGCCTGGCCACGCTGGCGCGGTGGGGGTTCACCGACAGCCAACGGTATAGTCAGTCGATCGACAGCATCAGCGATGCCACGCGTTGGCGCGACCACTGGTACAGCCATCCCCTTCCGTTCGCCAGTGACGGTGTGGTGTTGCACCAGGCTACGCACGCGCCAGCCAAACGCTGGAAAGCCAGCGCTCCCTACTGGGCGGTGGCCTGGAAGTACCCGGCGACCACGGCGCTGGCGCTGGTGCGCAAGGTACAGTTCAGGATCGGGCGTACCGGGCGTATCACACCGATTCTCGAACTGGACCCGGTGTGGCTCGATGATCGGCAAATCAGGCGGGTCAGCGCAGGCTCGCTGAAAAACTGGCAAGCCTTGGACATCCGTCCCGGCGACCAGGTGTCCATCAGTCTGGCGGGCCAGGTCATTCCCAGGCTTGACGAGGTGATCCTGCGCAACACGGTCCGAGCGCCAGTGTCAGTACCCGATGCTCGAGATTTTCATGCCTTGAGCTGTTGGCAGCTGGACCCCGGCTGCGAGGAGCAATTGCTCTCGCGCCTCACCTGGCTGAGCAGCAACCAGGGCCTGGCCTTGCCCCATATGGGCCGTGAAACCTGGAACGTATTGATCCAAGCGGGTCTAATCGCAGGCTTTCTCGATTGGTTGACCCTGGATGCGGCAGAGCTTGCTAACATTGATGGTTTAGGAGAACGCACCCGTGCGCGGGTGCTCGACAGTATTCACAGCGCCCGAAAACGGCCTTTTTCACAATGGTTGAAAGCCTTGGGGGTGCCGCCTGCGGCGCGCAACAATCTGGAGGGCGACTGGCATACGCTGGTCGCCAAAGATACCCAAGCCTGGCTGGCCTCAGACGGTATCGGTCCGGGACGCGCGGCGCAATTGAGCGCCTTTTTCCGCGACCCGCAGGTGCAGGCATTGGCTGAAATATTACATGGGGCCGGCATAGACGGTTTTTGA
- a CDS encoding fructose-bisphosphate aldolase, giving the protein MTQQLPPRRFYPCTESATDSPVLLIDSNAPLMDLHACLRERLNAALEHLNLIACSSLPDFAERDLNHVANTARILVQDVSDVFRVIEHRGFDTPHAA; this is encoded by the coding sequence ATGACCCAACAGCTTCCGCCCCGCCGCTTTTATCCCTGCACTGAGTCCGCGACCGATTCGCCCGTGCTCTTGATCGACAGCAACGCCCCGCTGATGGACCTCCACGCCTGCCTGCGCGAACGTCTCAACGCCGCCCTCGAACACCTCAACCTGATCGCCTGCTCCAGCCTGCCGGACTTCGCCGAGCGCGACCTGAACCATGTGGCCAATACCGCGCGCATTCTGGTGCAGGATGTCAGTGATGTGTTCCGCGTGATCGAACACCGTGGTTTCGATACGCCCCACGCCGCCTGA
- a CDS encoding phosphoglycerate kinase: MTVLKMTDLDLQGKRVLIREDLNVPVKDGVVTSDARILASLPTIKLALEKGAAVMVCSHLGRPTEGEFSAENSLKPVADYLSKALGRDVPLVADYLGGVDVKAGDIVLFENVRFNKGEKKNSDELAQQYAALCDVFVMDAFGTAHRAEGSTHGVAKFAKIAAAGPLLAAELDALGKALGAPAQPMAAIVAGSKVSTKLDVLNSLSQICNQLIVGGGIANTFLAAAGHPVGKSLYEPDLLDTARAIAAKVSVPLPVDVVVAKEFAESAEATVKLIADVADDDMILDIGPQTAANFAELLKASQTILWNGPVGVFEFDQFGNGTKVLAKAIAESSAFSIAGGGDTLAAIDKYGVAEQISYISTGGGAFLEFVEGKVLPAVEVLETRAKG, encoded by the coding sequence ATGACCGTGTTGAAGATGACCGACCTCGATCTGCAAGGTAAGCGCGTACTGATTCGCGAAGACCTCAACGTCCCAGTCAAGGACGGTGTGGTCACCAGCGATGCGCGAATCCTGGCCTCGCTGCCGACCATCAAGCTGGCCCTGGAAAAAGGCGCGGCCGTGATGGTCTGCTCCCACCTGGGACGCCCGACCGAAGGTGAGTTCTCCGCCGAGAACAGCCTCAAGCCGGTAGCCGATTACCTGAGCAAGGCCCTGGGCCGTGACGTGCCGTTGGTCGCAGATTACCTGGGCGGCGTGGACGTGAAAGCCGGCGACATCGTGCTGTTCGAAAACGTGCGTTTCAACAAGGGCGAGAAAAAGAACAGCGACGAACTGGCCCAGCAATACGCTGCGCTGTGCGACGTGTTCGTGATGGACGCCTTTGGCACCGCCCACCGCGCCGAAGGCTCGACCCACGGCGTGGCCAAGTTCGCCAAGATTGCCGCAGCCGGCCCGCTGCTGGCCGCTGAGCTGGATGCGCTGGGCAAGGCGCTGGGTGCACCGGCCCAACCGATGGCCGCCATCGTCGCCGGCTCCAAAGTCTCGACCAAGCTCGACGTGCTCAACAGCCTCAGCCAGATCTGCAACCAGTTGATTGTCGGCGGCGGCATTGCCAACACCTTCCTGGCCGCGGCCGGCCACCCGGTGGGCAAGTCCCTGTACGAGCCGGACCTGCTCGACACCGCACGCGCCATCGCCGCCAAAGTCAGCGTGCCGCTGCCGGTGGACGTGGTGGTTGCCAAGGAATTTGCCGAAAGCGCTGAAGCGACCGTCAAGCTGATCGCCGATGTGGCCGACGACGACATGATCCTGGATATCGGGCCGCAAACCGCAGCCAACTTCGCTGAGCTGCTGAAGGCCTCCCAGACCATCCTGTGGAATGGCCCGGTCGGCGTCTTCGAATTCGACCAATTCGGCAATGGCACCAAAGTACTGGCCAAAGCCATTGCTGAAAGCTCCGCATTTTCCATCGCCGGCGGCGGTGACACCCTGGCGGCCATCGATAAATATGGCGTTGCTGAGCAGATCTCCTACATTTCTACCGGTGGCGGCGCCTTCCTCGAGTTTGTCGAGGGCAAGGTATTGCCGGCCGTGGAAGTGCTGGAAACCCGGGCCAAGGGTTAA
- a CDS encoding MliC family protein, with amino-acid sequence MKGVFALATLALLAGCSSMNLFDKAEPADKWTTWTCDSKAEVNWRFANAARSEVDVRLGGSDQVYRLKQDVAASGVLYSDGKLAFHTKGEEGLVYWVATDDLIGRGCKAQ; translated from the coding sequence ATGAAAGGCGTTTTCGCCCTGGCAACCCTGGCCTTGTTGGCCGGTTGCAGCAGCATGAACCTGTTCGACAAGGCAGAGCCGGCTGACAAGTGGACCACCTGGACCTGCGACAGCAAGGCCGAGGTCAACTGGCGCTTTGCCAATGCGGCCCGCTCCGAAGTGGATGTACGCCTCGGCGGTTCGGATCAGGTCTACCGTCTCAAGCAGGACGTGGCGGCATCCGGCGTGCTGTACAGCGACGGCAAACTGGCGTTTCACACCAAGGGTGAGGAAGGTCTGGTGTATTGGGTGGCCACGGATGATCTGATTGGGCGCGGCTGCAAGGCCCAATAA
- the fba gene encoding class II fructose-bisphosphate aldolase (catalyzes the reversible aldol condensation of dihydroxyacetonephosphate and glyceraldehyde 3-phosphate in the Calvin cycle, glycolysis, and/or gluconeogenesis), which translates to MALISMRQMLDHAAEFGYGVPAFNVNNLEQMRAIMEAADKTDSPVIVQASAGARKYAGAPFLRHLILAAIEEFPHIPVCMHQDHGTSPDVCQRSIQLGFSSVMMDGSLGEDGKTPTDYEYNVRVTQQTVAMAHACGVSVEGELGCLGSLETGMAGEEDGIGAEGVLDHSQMLTDPEEAADFVKKTQVDALAIAIGTSHGAYKFTKPPTGDVLAIDRIKEIHKRIPNTHLVMHGSSSVPQEWLAIINQYGGDIKETYGVPVEEIVEGIKYGVRKVNIDTDLRLASTGAMRRLMATNPSEFDPRKFFGATVTAMRDVCIARYEAFGTAGNASKIKPISLEAMYQRYLKGELNAKVN; encoded by the coding sequence ATGGCACTTATCAGCATGCGTCAAATGCTGGACCACGCAGCCGAGTTCGGCTACGGCGTCCCAGCCTTTAACGTCAACAACCTTGAGCAGATGCGCGCCATCATGGAAGCCGCTGACAAGACCGACTCCCCCGTGATCGTCCAGGCTTCGGCCGGAGCGCGCAAATACGCCGGCGCCCCGTTCCTGCGTCACCTGATCCTGGCGGCCATCGAAGAATTCCCGCACATCCCGGTGTGCATGCACCAGGACCACGGCACCAGCCCCGACGTGTGCCAGCGCTCCATCCAACTGGGCTTCAGCTCGGTGATGATGGACGGCTCCCTCGGCGAAGACGGCAAAACCCCGACCGACTACGAGTACAACGTACGCGTGACCCAACAAACCGTGGCCATGGCCCACGCCTGCGGCGTATCGGTTGAAGGCGAGCTGGGTTGCCTGGGTTCGCTTGAAACCGGCATGGCCGGCGAAGAAGACGGCATCGGCGCCGAAGGCGTGCTGGATCACAGCCAGATGCTGACCGACCCGGAAGAAGCCGCCGACTTCGTCAAAAAGACCCAGGTCGACGCCCTGGCCATCGCCATCGGCACCAGCCACGGCGCCTACAAGTTCACCAAGCCGCCTACCGGCGACGTGCTGGCCATCGACCGCATCAAGGAAATCCACAAACGCATCCCCAACACCCACCTGGTGATGCACGGCTCTTCCTCGGTACCGCAAGAGTGGCTGGCGATCATCAACCAGTACGGCGGCGACATCAAAGAGACCTATGGCGTACCGGTTGAAGAGATCGTCGAAGGCATCAAGTACGGCGTACGCAAGGTCAACATCGACACCGACCTGCGCCTGGCCTCCACCGGTGCGATGCGTCGCCTGATGGCAACCAACCCGAGCGAATTCGACCCGCGTAAGTTCTTCGGTGCGACCGTGACCGCAATGCGCGACGTATGCATCGCGCGTTACGAAGCGTTCGGTACTGCCGGTAATGCTTCGAAGATCAAGCCGATCTCGCTGGAAGCAATGTACCAGCGGTATTTGAAAGGTGAGTTGAACGCCAAGGTGAACTGA